One window of the Desulfuribacillus alkaliarsenatis genome contains the following:
- the argC gene encoding N-acetyl-gamma-glutamyl-phosphate reductase, translated as MKIKVGIIGVTGYGGIELLRWLKNHPYIEVAYLGSHSQAGLDIADVYPHLQGQLEYVSDTQLQEINADVIAEKVELVFLSLPSGISSSLVPNLLEKDLKVIDLAGDFRIRDASIHEQWYKKQAPDRRSQSQGVYGLTEFNRADVAKASFVSNPGCYPTSVALGLAPLLLHDLIEAKGIIIDAKSGTSGAGRGAAVGTLFSEVQESIHAYKIGAHQHTPEIEQFLADVTGKDVLTTFTPHLVPMTRGILSTMYGQLTDKAREMNLTSDSLQEFYQGFYEKEKFVRIHKSGDFPKTKFVYGTNFCNIGVYVEERTERVIVVSAIDNMVKGAAGQAIQNMNVMYGWDEATGIDNIPLIP; from the coding sequence ATGAAAATAAAGGTCGGAATTATTGGTGTTACAGGCTACGGAGGAATTGAACTACTGCGCTGGCTGAAAAATCACCCTTATATAGAAGTTGCATATCTAGGCTCACACTCTCAGGCTGGCTTAGATATTGCAGATGTATATCCTCACTTACAAGGGCAGCTTGAATATGTCAGTGATACACAGCTACAGGAGATAAATGCCGATGTGATTGCAGAAAAGGTAGAGCTGGTATTCCTTAGTCTGCCATCGGGAATCAGTAGTTCATTAGTGCCTAACCTGCTTGAAAAAGATTTAAAAGTTATAGATCTAGCTGGAGACTTCCGTATACGTGATGCATCGATTCACGAACAGTGGTATAAGAAGCAGGCGCCAGACCGACGAAGCCAAAGCCAAGGAGTATATGGTTTGACGGAGTTTAATCGCGCAGATGTGGCAAAGGCAAGCTTTGTATCCAATCCTGGCTGCTATCCAACGAGCGTAGCCCTAGGCTTAGCGCCGCTACTGTTACACGATTTAATAGAAGCAAAGGGCATTATTATAGATGCGAAGTCAGGAACATCAGGTGCAGGTAGGGGAGCGGCAGTGGGCACACTGTTTTCAGAAGTACAGGAGAGTATTCATGCATATAAAATCGGCGCCCATCAGCACACTCCAGAAATCGAACAGTTTCTAGCTGACGTAACAGGCAAAGATGTATTAACAACATTTACACCACACCTTGTGCCAATGACACGTGGAATCTTAAGCACAATGTATGGTCAGTTAACGGATAAAGCTAGAGAAATGAACTTAACAAGCGACTCACTACAGGAATTTTACCAAGGCTTTTATGAAAAAGAAAAATTCGTCCGTATTCATAAATCTGGCGATTTTCCAAAGACTAAATTTGTATACGGTACTAACTTTTGTAATATCGGGGTATATGTTGAAGAGCGAACTGAGCGTGTAATAGTTGTATCTGCTATAGATAACATGGTCAAAGGCGCTGCTGGGCAGGCGATACAGAATATGAACGTAATGTACGGCTGGGATGAAGCAACTGGCATTGACAATATACCGCTTATCCCATAG
- the carA gene encoding glutamine-hydrolyzing carbamoyl-phosphate synthase small subunit, with amino-acid sequence MKGLLVLENGDVFEGNLIGNLSNTYGEVVFNTGMTGYQEVLTDPSYAGQIVIMTYPLIGNYGINVDDHESYRSHVAGFIIGEMCPTPSNFRSSFTIDEYLKSQGVVGLSDIDTRQLVRIIRENGTMKGHIVPEEQVKNPYQEIVVDDLEFPDISKDLVARVSRKIRATFDPANVKKPTHHIVIYDFGFKQNMIRSLHVIGCKVTIVPFNTSLDEVAKLNPDGILFSNGPGDPMDIVAITPELRRVAEAFPTMGICFGHQMLALAFGAKTKKMRYGHRGSNHPVKDLRNGKVYITSQNHGYIVEPESLKGTDMEVTHINVNDGTVEGIEHNSLPIFSVQYHPEACPGPKDSLYFFGEFINMINTHKERCEAACQE; translated from the coding sequence ATGAAAGGACTACTTGTACTTGAAAACGGAGATGTTTTTGAAGGCAATCTAATTGGAAATCTTAGCAATACGTACGGAGAGGTCGTCTTTAATACGGGTATGACTGGTTACCAGGAGGTACTTACTGACCCTTCGTATGCAGGTCAAATTGTAATTATGACCTACCCGCTAATTGGGAATTATGGGATAAATGTTGATGATCATGAATCGTATCGTTCCCATGTTGCAGGCTTTATCATTGGGGAAATGTGTCCTACACCGAGTAATTTCCGCAGTTCATTTACAATTGATGAGTATTTGAAGTCCCAAGGTGTTGTTGGCCTGTCTGATATTGATACTCGACAGTTAGTACGGATAATCCGTGAAAATGGCACTATGAAGGGTCATATTGTTCCAGAGGAGCAGGTGAAGAATCCTTATCAGGAGATAGTTGTTGATGACCTAGAGTTTCCAGATATATCGAAGGATTTAGTAGCCCGTGTATCGAGGAAAATACGCGCCACTTTTGATCCAGCTAATGTAAAGAAACCAACTCATCATATTGTAATTTATGACTTTGGATTCAAGCAAAATATGATTCGCTCCTTACATGTCATTGGCTGCAAAGTCACGATTGTTCCGTTCAACACCTCCCTTGACGAAGTAGCTAAATTAAATCCTGATGGTATTTTGTTCTCCAATGGACCAGGGGATCCAATGGATATTGTAGCAATAACGCCCGAGTTAAGGCGGGTGGCGGAAGCGTTCCCGACGATGGGAATCTGCTTTGGACATCAGATGCTAGCGTTAGCCTTTGGAGCTAAAACGAAAAAGATGCGCTACGGACATCGTGGTAGCAATCATCCAGTGAAAGATTTAAGAAACGGAAAGGTGTATATCACCTCACAAAACCATGGCTATATTGTTGAACCAGAGTCACTTAAAGGAACAGATATGGAAGTCACCCACATCAACGTAAACGACGGGACCGTTGAAGGAATCGAGCACAATTCTTTGCCGATATTCAGTGTGCAATACCATCCGGAAGCGTGTCCAGGACCTAAGGACTCCCTGTATTTCTTCGGTGAATTTATAAATATGATTAATACCCATAAAGAAAGGTGTGAAGCGGCTTGCCAAGAATAG
- the argB gene encoding acetylglutamate kinase, translating to MNAVLHRAQILVEALPYIQKFSGKIVVVKYGGSTRNEDSTSFFQDLVMMKQVNIHPVVVHGGGPEITALLESMGSQVQFVNGLRVTDHTVLDAASMVLVGKINKQIVSQIQSYGGNAIGLSGIDGKLLLAEKKQSKDVDLGYVGEIKEVNCTLLRGLIEQGYIPVISPLGVDHQGQRYNINADTVAAVVAGALNAEKLVLSTNVAGLYVEENGEKQTISAIGAKKIAEYIASGQIHGGMVPKVQACLEALSRGVQRTHIVDGRQEHVLLLELLTDTGVGTMVTKEDDV from the coding sequence ATGAATGCCGTTTTGCATAGAGCGCAAATATTGGTAGAAGCACTACCATATATACAGAAATTTTCAGGCAAGATCGTTGTCGTCAAATACGGCGGCAGCACAAGGAATGAGGACTCAACCTCGTTCTTTCAAGACTTAGTAATGATGAAGCAAGTTAACATCCACCCAGTGGTTGTCCATGGCGGTGGTCCAGAAATCACAGCACTTTTAGAATCTATGGGCTCCCAGGTACAGTTTGTGAACGGCCTACGGGTAACAGACCATACGGTTTTAGACGCTGCCAGTATGGTACTAGTAGGAAAAATAAATAAACAGATTGTCTCGCAAATCCAGTCCTATGGAGGAAACGCCATCGGCTTAAGTGGTATTGATGGCAAATTATTACTAGCCGAGAAAAAGCAATCAAAGGATGTTGATTTAGGTTATGTTGGTGAAATTAAAGAAGTAAATTGTACGCTGTTACGCGGCTTAATCGAACAGGGGTATATACCAGTAATATCACCTCTAGGTGTAGACCATCAGGGTCAACGCTACAATATTAACGCAGACACCGTAGCTGCTGTTGTTGCGGGTGCTCTAAATGCTGAGAAGCTTGTGCTTTCAACAAATGTTGCAGGGCTTTATGTTGAAGAAAACGGTGAGAAGCAGACAATCTCCGCTATAGGCGCAAAAAAAATTGCAGAATACATTGCCAGCGGGCAAATCCATGGCGGGATGGTACCTAAAGTCCAGGCATGCTTAGAGGCTTTAAGTAGGGGAGTACAACGAACACACATTGTCGATGGTCGCCAGGAGCATGTATTACTACTAGAATTGTTAACAGATACAGGGGTTGGCACAATGGTTACAAAGGAGGACGATGTTTAA
- the argJ gene encoding bifunctional glutamate N-acetyltransferase/amino-acid acetyltransferase ArgJ → MDFKIVDGGTITTPKGFKAQGVYAGIKRKRNDLGILYSTNPANAAGVYTLNVVQAAPLKLTKESILKSKQLQALVVNSGNANACTGVEGDKNARKMQELVATGLDIPNELVGVASTGVIGQQLPMDCVEKGIEMALADLSENGGPAFSESILTTDLIEKNIAVQVEIAGNTVSIAGSAKGSGMIHPNMATMLGFITTDAGIEHEVLQKLLATATDQTFNMITVDGDTSTNDMVVVMANGQSGVNIDESHPEWNKFVSAFTHVSEYLAKAIARDGEGATKLIEVTVTNGASFEEAAMIAKSVIGSSLVKSAIFGADANWGRIVAAAGYSGAQFNPDKIDVYLMGTLIFQNGMGVDFDEEAVQARMQEELIPIEINLHQGEAQARAWGCDLTYDYVRINASYRT, encoded by the coding sequence ATGGATTTTAAAATAGTAGATGGTGGCACAATAACAACACCAAAAGGATTTAAGGCACAGGGAGTTTACGCAGGAATTAAGCGTAAACGTAATGATTTAGGAATATTGTATTCAACAAACCCTGCAAATGCAGCAGGAGTTTATACATTAAATGTTGTCCAGGCAGCACCATTAAAGCTGACAAAGGAGTCAATTTTAAAATCAAAGCAGCTGCAGGCCCTAGTAGTAAATAGCGGTAACGCCAATGCTTGTACAGGAGTCGAAGGAGACAAAAACGCCCGCAAAATGCAAGAGCTTGTGGCGACAGGTCTAGATATCCCTAATGAACTAGTGGGTGTAGCATCTACAGGAGTTATTGGACAACAGCTACCGATGGATTGTGTGGAAAAGGGTATTGAAATGGCACTTGCCGATTTATCAGAAAACGGAGGTCCAGCCTTTAGTGAGAGTATTTTAACGACTGACTTGATAGAGAAAAATATCGCAGTTCAAGTTGAAATTGCAGGTAATACAGTTTCAATTGCTGGATCGGCAAAAGGCTCAGGAATGATTCATCCGAATATGGCAACAATGCTTGGATTTATTACTACAGACGCTGGTATTGAGCATGAAGTGCTGCAGAAGCTACTTGCAACGGCAACTGACCAGACATTTAACATGATAACAGTTGATGGTGATACAAGTACAAATGATATGGTTGTAGTCATGGCGAACGGTCAATCTGGGGTGAACATAGATGAGTCACATCCAGAGTGGAATAAATTTGTTAGTGCTTTTACCCATGTATCTGAATACTTGGCGAAGGCAATTGCCCGAGATGGCGAAGGAGCGACGAAGCTTATTGAAGTTACTGTTACCAATGGTGCTAGCTTTGAAGAAGCGGCGATGATTGCGAAATCGGTTATAGGAAGCTCTTTAGTGAAATCAGCAATTTTTGGAGCAGATGCGAACTGGGGTAGAATTGTAGCTGCGGCTGGCTATAGCGGCGCTCAATTTAACCCAGATAAAATAGACGTGTACCTGATGGGGACACTTATTTTCCAAAATGGTATGGGCGTAGACTTTGATGAAGAAGCCGTACAGGCAAGAATGCAGGAGGAACTGATTCCGATAGAAATCAATCTGCACCAAGGAGAGGCACAGGCTCGCGCATGGGGCTGCGACTTAACCTATGACTATGTAAGAATTAATGCGAGCTATCGAACCTAG
- a CDS encoding aspartate aminotransferase family protein — MSSTEVNEQQVEKQSNLMTTYNRWPITVDRGEGSYLWDVDGKEYLDFTSGIAVNQFGHSYPPMVKAIQAQAEKLIHVSNLFAIPNQEQLADALVEEAGYGKVFFANSGAEANEAAIKLARRYHQKIRHENRYEIITFQKSFHGRTLTTITATAQPKYQEGFLPLPDGFKYCPLNDINAVKQAITDNTAAIMFELIQGEGGVHVIDRDFLQELKELAEKHNILLIVDEVQTGIGRTGTMFAWQQFDFQPDIYTLAKGLGGGVPIGACVAKDEVAKAFVPGTHASTFGGNPLVTAAANTIISELQRQEVQEQFQANVIDVEQRLKLLKNQYPDLIIESRGLGLLRGVQLDEAIPVMDVIVKCRVKGLLITPAGDNTLRLLPPFNVSPQEIEKAFTIIREVLGEFTDKNSES; from the coding sequence ATGAGTTCTACTGAAGTAAACGAACAGCAAGTTGAGAAACAGAGCAACCTAATGACCACATACAATCGTTGGCCGATTACGGTAGACCGTGGTGAAGGGAGCTACCTTTGGGATGTTGATGGAAAGGAATATCTTGATTTCACATCAGGAATTGCTGTTAATCAATTTGGACATAGCTATCCACCAATGGTAAAAGCGATTCAAGCACAGGCAGAAAAGCTAATTCATGTATCAAACTTGTTTGCAATCCCGAATCAGGAGCAACTAGCAGATGCTCTAGTTGAGGAAGCAGGCTATGGGAAGGTGTTTTTTGCAAATAGTGGTGCTGAAGCGAATGAAGCGGCAATTAAATTAGCAAGACGCTATCATCAAAAAATACGACATGAAAACCGATACGAAATTATTACATTTCAGAAGTCCTTTCATGGACGGACATTAACGACGATAACAGCAACGGCTCAGCCGAAGTATCAGGAAGGATTTTTGCCGTTACCTGATGGGTTTAAATATTGTCCGTTAAATGACATCAACGCGGTAAAACAAGCAATTACCGATAACACTGCAGCAATAATGTTTGAACTAATTCAAGGCGAGGGTGGCGTTCACGTTATTGACCGCGACTTCTTACAAGAATTAAAGGAACTGGCAGAAAAGCATAACATTTTGTTAATCGTAGATGAAGTCCAGACGGGAATCGGCAGAACAGGCACTATGTTTGCGTGGCAGCAGTTTGATTTCCAACCAGACATCTATACCCTTGCTAAAGGATTAGGTGGTGGAGTACCTATAGGTGCTTGTGTGGCTAAGGATGAGGTTGCCAAAGCCTTTGTTCCAGGGACTCATGCTTCGACATTTGGCGGAAATCCACTAGTAACAGCAGCGGCAAACACGATAATTTCGGAATTACAAAGGCAAGAGGTGCAAGAGCAGTTTCAAGCTAATGTCATAGATGTAGAGCAACGACTTAAGTTATTGAAAAACCAATATCCAGACTTAATTATAGAATCCAGGGGACTGGGGTTGCTACGGGGCGTGCAATTAGACGAAGCAATTCCTGTAATGGACGTAATCGTGAAATGTAGAGTAAAGGGTCTTTTAATTACACCAGCTGGTGATAATACCCTACGATTGTTACCGCCTTTTAATGTCAGTCCACAAGAAATTGAGAAGGCGTTTACTATCATTCGTGAAGTTTTAGGGGAATTTACGGACAAAAACAGTGAGAGCTAG